Proteins from a single region of Penaeus monodon isolate SGIC_2016 chromosome 12, NSTDA_Pmon_1, whole genome shotgun sequence:
- the LOC119579491 gene encoding multiple inositol polyphosphate phosphatase 1-like isoform X2: MSLRNLHLSLSLAFLFSFFIMKSCAVSEDGSDDVCLDETRNPEVNFASKTPYSFISGNIHAEVLALERSGCRVRSVWMMARHGSRHPTDIDSSVMRNYLPLLREKILKAHELGSGSLCQKAIDLLKQWTGGEFSYSRRMQLFETGRNEMEELGVRMRAALPHFFTEDALNRRISIWSTNTSRTTETAKAFLKGFSPSQDLQKNITVKTRDKILEFPETCYKYNKIILQGKHIPAFLEFLKGPEVKSVVNRVSKRIAVPADKRMLGCVLIMYNACRYYKVMEPQKQSVWCAVFSTEDLEVLEYGEDLFLYHDHGYAFNITYEQACPVVKDVIQLFRDQNESSAFYFTHIETVMKMDRQHLHKREEDPPAEVRVSERVSVASFSAAVWPV; this comes from the exons atgtctctacGAAACCTGCATTTGAGCCTCTCGTTGGCTTTCCTCTTCAGCTTCTTTATAATGAAGAGCTGCGCCGTTTCTGAAGATGGTTCTGATGACGTGTGTTTGGATGAAACAAGAAATCCTGAAGTGAATTTCGCTTCTAAGACTCCCTATAGTTTCATTAGCGGGAACATCCACGCGGAAGTATTGGCCTTGGAAA GGTCTGGGTGCCGGGTGCGCTCCGTGTGGATGATGGCTCGACACGGCAGCCGCCACCCCACAGATATTGATAGCTCCGTCATGAGGAATTACCTGCCGCTGCTCAGGGAGAAGATTCTGAAAGCCCACGAGCTGGGATCAG GGTCCTTGTGCCAGAAGGCCATCGATCTCCTGAAGCAGTGGACTGGCGGGGAATTTTCTTATAGCCGGCGAATGCAGCTTTTTGAAACCGGGAGGAACGAGATGGAGGAGCTGGGCGTCAGGATGCGTGCCGCCCTTCCCCATTTCTTCACGGAGGATGCTCTGAATCGCAGGATTTCG ATATGGTCCACGAATACCAGTCGAACCACAGAGACCGCAAAGGCTTTCCTGAAGGGTTTCTCTCCTTCACAAGATCTGCAGAAGAATATCACAGTCAAGACGCGTGATAAGATCCTAGAG TTTCCAGAGACATGttataaatacaacaaaataatctTACAAGGCAAGCATATACCAGCCTTCTTGGAGTTCCTGAAAGGGCCTGAGGTCAAGAGTGTTGTCAACAGAGTGTCTAAGCGCATTGCTGTCCCAGCCGACAAACGTA TGTTAGGATGCGTGCTTATCATGTACAATGCCTGCCGTTATTACAAAGTGATGGAGCCGCAGAAACAATCCGTTTGGTGCGCTGTCTTCAGTACAGAAGATTTAGAG GTCTTGGAATATGGGGAGGATCTTTTCCTATATCATGATCATGGTTATGCTTTCAATATAACTTACGAACAAGCTTGCCCTGTTGTGAAGGACGTAATTCAGCTTTTCAG GGACCAGAATGAAAGCAGCGCgttttatttcacacacatagAAACTGTGATGAAG ATGGACCGTCAACACCTACATAAACGAGAGGAAGACCCACCTGCCGAAGTGCGCGTTTCCGAAAGGGTGTCCGTGGCTTCGTTTTCTGCAGCTGTATGGCCAGTATGA
- the LOC119579491 gene encoding multiple inositol polyphosphate phosphatase 1-like isoform X1 produces the protein MSLRNLHLSLSLAFLFSFFIMKSCAVSEDGSDDVCLDETRNPEVNFASKTPYSFISGNIHAEVLALERSGCRVRSVWMMARHGSRHPTDIDSSVMRNYLPLLREKILKAHELGSGSLCQKAIDLLKQWTGGEFSYSRRMQLFETGRNEMEELGVRMRAALPHFFTEDALNRRISIWSTNTSRTTETAKAFLKGFSPSQDLQKNITVKTRDKILEFPETCYKYNKIILQGKHIPAFLEFLKGPEVKSVVNRVSKRIAVPADKRMLGCVLIMYNACRYYKVMEPQKQSVWCAVFSTEDLEVLEYGEDLFLYHDHGYAFNITYEQACPVVKDVIQLFRDQNESSAFYFTHIETVMKVMTRFGLFNDSAPLGPRQRDSGRRWRTSNFGGFGSNIAFLLSQCQGEGWTVNTYINERKTHLPKCAFPKGCPWLRFLQLYGQYEDCQFDVLCENGNAGVDWQPDPWRLLRQWNFLKEL, from the exons atgtctctacGAAACCTGCATTTGAGCCTCTCGTTGGCTTTCCTCTTCAGCTTCTTTATAATGAAGAGCTGCGCCGTTTCTGAAGATGGTTCTGATGACGTGTGTTTGGATGAAACAAGAAATCCTGAAGTGAATTTCGCTTCTAAGACTCCCTATAGTTTCATTAGCGGGAACATCCACGCGGAAGTATTGGCCTTGGAAA GGTCTGGGTGCCGGGTGCGCTCCGTGTGGATGATGGCTCGACACGGCAGCCGCCACCCCACAGATATTGATAGCTCCGTCATGAGGAATTACCTGCCGCTGCTCAGGGAGAAGATTCTGAAAGCCCACGAGCTGGGATCAG GGTCCTTGTGCCAGAAGGCCATCGATCTCCTGAAGCAGTGGACTGGCGGGGAATTTTCTTATAGCCGGCGAATGCAGCTTTTTGAAACCGGGAGGAACGAGATGGAGGAGCTGGGCGTCAGGATGCGTGCCGCCCTTCCCCATTTCTTCACGGAGGATGCTCTGAATCGCAGGATTTCG ATATGGTCCACGAATACCAGTCGAACCACAGAGACCGCAAAGGCTTTCCTGAAGGGTTTCTCTCCTTCACAAGATCTGCAGAAGAATATCACAGTCAAGACGCGTGATAAGATCCTAGAG TTTCCAGAGACATGttataaatacaacaaaataatctTACAAGGCAAGCATATACCAGCCTTCTTGGAGTTCCTGAAAGGGCCTGAGGTCAAGAGTGTTGTCAACAGAGTGTCTAAGCGCATTGCTGTCCCAGCCGACAAACGTA TGTTAGGATGCGTGCTTATCATGTACAATGCCTGCCGTTATTACAAAGTGATGGAGCCGCAGAAACAATCCGTTTGGTGCGCTGTCTTCAGTACAGAAGATTTAGAG GTCTTGGAATATGGGGAGGATCTTTTCCTATATCATGATCATGGTTATGCTTTCAATATAACTTACGAACAAGCTTGCCCTGTTGTGAAGGACGTAATTCAGCTTTTCAG GGACCAGAATGAAAGCAGCGCgttttatttcacacacatagAAACTGTGATGAAG GTCATGACCCGCTTCGGTCTCTTCAACGACAGCGCCCCCCTCGGCCCCCGCCAGAGGGATTCCGGCCGTCGGTGGCGGACATCGAACTTCGGGGGTTTCGGGAGCAACATCGCCTTCCTGTTGAGCCAGTGCCAGGGCGAAGG ATGGACCGTCAACACCTACATAAACGAGAGGAAGACCCACCTGCCGAAGTGCGCGTTTCCGAAAGGGTGTCCGTGGCTTCGTTTTCTGCAGCTGTATGGCCAGTATGAGGATTGTCAGTTCGACGTCTTGTGCGAAAATGGAAACGCcg GTGTTGACTGGCAACCGGACCCGTGGCGGCTCTTGAGACAATGGAACTTTTTGAAAGAACTGtag